One stretch of Prunus persica cultivar Lovell chromosome G1, Prunus_persica_NCBIv2, whole genome shotgun sequence DNA includes these proteins:
- the LOC18790318 gene encoding heat stress transcription factor A-6b, translating to MNSDQDPVSLSSSGAAPDHPLPMEKLYDQGPPPFLTKTYDIVDDPTTNDIVSWSRDNNSFVVLDPQKFSMSLLPRYFKHNNFSSFVRQLNTYGFRKVDTDRWEFANQGFLRGQKHLLKNIRRRKTSYHPQASQKALDSCVEVGKFGLDGEIDQLRRDKQVLMGELVKLRQQQQTTRVYLHGMENRLKRTEMKQQHLMNFLARAMQNPNFVQQLAQQKDKRNELEEAITKKRRRPIEQGPSSFEVDELGQVGVETFVKVEPEEYDDISDHFENPDLDTFAIDMQGITGSQNVHDEEECIEKEERNESGSKDQDKSFWHELLNESIDEEIGMLGVQEEDEDVDVFVEELVYLASSPK from the exons ATGAATTCTGATCAAGACCCAGTAAGTTTGTCGTCTTCAGGTGCGGCACCTGATCATCCTCTGCCAATGGAGAAACTTTATGACCAAGGCCCTCCACCATTTCTCACCAAAACTTATGACATCGTTGATGACCCAACAACCAATGATATAGTTTCTTGGAGCAGAGACAACAACAGCTTTGTTGTGTTGGATCCCCAGAAATTTTCCATGAGCCTTCTCCCCAGATACTTCAAGCACAACAATTTCTCTAGCTTCGTCAGGCAGCTCAACACCTAT GGATTTAGAAAGGTTGATACAGATAGATGGGAGTTCGCTAATCAAGGGTTTCTCAGAGGGCAAAAACATCTTTTGAAGAATATCCGGAGGAGGAAGACATCTTACCATCCTCAGGCTTCACAGAAAGCTTTGGACTCTTGTGTTGAAGTTGGAAAGTTTGGATTGGATGGAGAGATTGACCAGCTGAGGCGTGATAAACAGGTTTTAATGGGGGAACTGGTGAAGCTTAGACAACAGCAGCAAACTACTAGAGTTTACCTCCACGGAATGGAAAATAGACTGAAGAGGACAGAGATGAAACAGCAACATCTGATGAATTTCTTGGCAAGAGCAATGCAGAATCCCAACTTTGTACAACAATTGGCACAACAGAAGGACAAAAGGAATGAACTCGAGGAAGCAATTACTAAGAAGAGAAGGCGGCCTATTGAGCAAGGGCCTAGTAGTTTTGAGGTGGATGAATTAGGCCAAGTTGGAGTAGAAACTTTTGTTAAAGTTGAACCTGAAGAATACGATGACATATCTGATCATTTTGAAAATCCGGACTTGGACACATTTGCTATTGACATGCAGGGTATAACTGGAAGCCAAAATGTTCATGATGAGGAAGAATGTAtagagaaggaagagagaaatGAAAGTGGAAGCAAAGACCAGGATAAAAGTTTCTGGCACGAATTGTTGAATGAGAGTATTGATGAAGAAATTGGTATGCTAGGTGTTCAAGAAGAAGACGAGGATGTCGATGTGTTCGTCGAGGAGCTTGTTTACTTGGCCTCCAGTCCCAAGTAA